One Anoxybacillus amylolyticus genomic window, TTCGCTTTTAGGCTATTCTCCACTTATGTTAGCATTGCTCGTGTCCTTGCTTAATATGCTGTTCATTCATTTTGGACTAAAAACAGGCTATACGTTTGCAAAAACAAAAATAATGAAAAAAGCAACAGTTATTCCAGGGGTGATTTTAATTTGTTTAGGCATTTCTAAAATATTCTTTTAGAAAAGCTCCTAAAGATCGTTACGGTCTTTAGGAGCTTTTGAATCTTTCTGCTTGTTCGATCGTAAATAATAAAGAGGAGAAACATACTGTGGAGGGAGTAGCTGTGTTTAAAAAATTTTTGTCCAAGCTAGGAATTGGTTCTGCAAAAATTAACCTTGTTTTGCATCAACCTTACGCGCGCGTTGGCGAAAAAATCGAAGGCGAATTTTTCATTGAAGGAGGGATAACCGAGCAACATATTCGTAAATTAGATGTCGAGCTTCAGCTCATTGTTCATGCAAATGGTCAGCATTATCGTCAGACGGTTGCGGTCATTCCGGTTGCGTCATCGTTTATGCTTCATCCGGGAGAGCGAAAAGTATTGCCGTTCGTTTATACATTGCCACTCCATTTGCCAGTCACGCGTTATGGGGTAGAGTATGTATTCGTTACGCGGCTTGATATTGCCGACGGAGTCGATGCAGTGGATGAAGATAGCATTCGCATCTTGCCGCCGGTGCCGTTAGAAAAATTGTTTTACGCATTAGACAAGCTCGGTTTTCGTGAGAAGCCAATTTCTGGGAAAATCACGGCGCATGGACAAGAGTTTGCATTTTTCCCGACAGAGTCGTTTCGAGGTGTGATTCAAGAAATTGAATGTTTCGCTTTTTTTGAGGAACACGGTATTCGCTTGCAGCTTGAAGTCGATGTATTGAATGGAATATTGGGGTTCAGTGAGAGAGAATTAAAACGGGATGTGTTCTTTAGTTATGATGAAGTGAACGACGTCGAAGGATTGGCGCAAAAATGGCATATGTTATTGCAAGAGATGGTACACCAGCCGCAAATGTATGCCCATTCGTCCTATATCTCACACCAGCCGCATGTTCCGCACGATCCGGGATATTATCATACCTATCCTTCCCGCCATCACGGACATGGAATGATGGGAGCGATCGGCGGATTTGCCGCCGGAATGCTTGCTGGCATGGTGGCAGAAGAGCTGATCGAGGATGTAGTAGAAGATGCGTTTGATGCCGGAGACCGTGTGGAGGATATGGTAGGCGACTGGTTTGATGGAGATGATGATATCGATATTCTATAATTTGGGAAGGCCTTCTCTTATGCAGGGGAAGGCTTTTTTTGATTTTGGACTAGGCCTGATTATCAAACTGAGATGAGATAAAAGTAGTGAATGAACGGGGTTGGCGGTTTACAGGCAATCCTTTCTTGTGAGAAATCAATATCAACCCGTGGTGCTAGATAAAATCGAGTGAGCATAAAAATAGCCTTTGCTTGTGGATCTCCTGTAGAATGAAAGTGCGACCAAACATTCGAAAGGAGAATCCCCATGCAAGAGCACTTTCATTTTACTACAGATCAAGCGAATATTCAGAAACAATATGCAGCCATTTTCTTCTTTGTTTCTGCCCAACTTTCACAAATTCAGATCTATCTTCAACGTCACAATCGACATTTGGTGAAAGTAAGAAGACGCTGTCATCATTGCCATTCATATTTTAGGAAAGTTATTTGGTTTTTCCTCCGAACGTGCATGGCATCGCTTTGTCACCGGAAACTTGTTTACAAAGGGACAGTTTCTCGAACGTTCCCGATACAACCTCCGTTGTCGAGCGTTGCGTTTTGCAATCAAATGGATTCGTTATGAACTGGCGAAACGTGGTCAACACCATGCCTATGCGGTAGTAGACAGTATGCCGATAGAATAGGCATGCCGCAAGAAGGTATCGCGTCAAACGATTCCAAGGGATCGCAGACATCGGGTATTGTGCTTCGAAAAAGCAATGGTACTATGGGTTTAAGTTTCATCTTCAAGTGACAGACCAAGGTGTCTAACTATGGGATACGTAGTCGCGGAAGCGTCTTGTCACGATCGAATCGCCGCTGAAAGTGTCATGTCCCAAATTCCTCATCCCTATAATTTAGGTGACAAAGGATTCATCAGTAGCGATTTGCAAAAAAAGTTGTACGAATAGTACCAAATCGTGTTTTGGACTCCACCTCGAAAAAACAAGAAACACCGCTCATCCGAAGCATGGGAGAAATAGATCAAGCAAAAACGAAAAGTCATTGAAACCGTGTTCTCTGTCCCGAGTTCGACAGCGACTAGGTAAACAAAATGCCTCTGATCCCTTGATACAAAAGGGACGAGAGGCATTTGGGCATACTTCGGGCGTGTATCTAGGTGCGAGGATGGATGCCTAGAATCTTCGGAGGAGGATCCAGCCCTAGAGCCGCAAAGAGTTGCGCTTGTTTGGTCGTCAGTTCGGTTCGTTGATAAAGATCTCCGTTTTTTGAAGAAAAATGTCCAAGCATGAGACGTTCGCATTCGTCCCTTACTTTCGGCCACGATTCATGGGTTCGAATCTCCACGATCCGAACCAGCAAGAGAGCGAGCCAACTGAGCAGCACGTGCGCCCGAATGCGGTCTTCCAAGCGGTGATACATAGGCCGCAATTCCAATGTGGACTTTAATGTTCGAAAGGCCTGCTCGATATCCACCAGCTGCTTATACCCGAGCGCGACATCCTCGGCAGACAAGGTGTCATCGGATGTCCGGATGAGATATTTTCCGTCATACTTTTCGGCATCACGAACCGTCTGCTTGTCGATGCGAAGGGTTCCGTCCTTCAACTGGCGCAAGTATTTTCCATAGGAAGGATGGGAACGCAATCGGCAGGTAGCCTTATGATGAGCTTCGTTTGGGAGTTGGCGAAGCCCTTCTAACTCCTCTTTCAGCGATTCGAGCAGCTTTTCTCGCTCCTTGCGTTGGCGCTTGGCTTCGCTGGGATTGTACACGAGAACATAGCGCTGGCGTGCTTCTCCGTCTCCCACGGTGATTTCCTTGATATGCAAGTTCTCTTGGACTTGTTGGTAGCGCCCGCGACGACTCAACGCCTCTTCGATGGAAGCTTTCCCGGATCGCATTTTTTCACCGACAATGTAATGTCCTCCTGCCTGTTGTAAGGTTCGTAAGTTTTCTTCAGATGAAAATCCGCGATCCATGACATTGATGACACGACCGAGCTTCCAGCCGATCAAATCGTGTTTGACTTGTTTGATGACCGTCATGTCCATCGTATTGCCTGGCCATACCCAAGCGCGAATCGGGACTCCTTCCCGGGTGACGGCCAGCCCAATGACGATTTGGACAAGATCGGGTCGCTTGTCTTTAGAAAATCCCTGCTTTCGAAGGGATTCCTCTTCCGGTGTTTCGGACGGATCGACTTCGAAATAAGACGAAGTCGTATCAAAATAAAGCAAATCGACTTCCAGATTTAATAAGTCGGCTACAGCATGGAACACTTGTCGTTCCAAGTCCGATTGCACGACCAGCAGTTCATCCATCGCCCGGTGTTTTCTGCAAAGAAAAAATACAGAGTTTTGCAAGGAAAAGTGCAGAGAATTACAACTTGACATGGAGCCTCTGGGGGTGTGATTAAAAAGCCAGGAAGCCAGCAATATCAAGGATTGGCTATGCCTAAAAAGGCTATCACATCCCCCACTCCATGTAAAGTTGGCCTAAGCCAGATTCTCTGCAGATCTCTGCATTTTTATTTTGCAATAAACAACCTTCCCGCTTTACCAGATGCCTTCCTTTCTCACCGGACGAGCAAGTGTCAATACACGCGCACTAGGGAACTTGTCTTGATGGACATGGGAAGCAATGATATACGATGCACGGTTGTCCGTTTGAATCCATTCCGCTAGTATGTCCCGGCTGGTCACATCAAGCGAGTTAAACGGCTCATCCATTAAATACAATTCCACAGGCCGTCCTAAAGCAATCGCGATATGCAACTTTTGCAACGTCCCAAGCGAATATTGATCAACGGGAAGAGCTAGCCAATCCGCCATCCCTAATGTATGGCAAATCGCTTCTACCTTTTGGTAATATGTGCGATCTAATCGCCATAAAAGCCGAAAACATTCGATATTTTCATAGCCTGTCAGTTTAGAAAATAAAGGGGGTTCAGCCGTTACGTACGATATATAGCGGCGTATCGCAACCAGCTGAACCGGATTTCCTTTATAATAAGCACGGTAGGTCAAATGGCCATTAGAAAGCAAGCCAGCGATAATCTGTAATAACGTTGTTTTCCCAACGCCATTTGGACCTGTTAGGAAAATCGTTTCCCCTTTCAGAACGTCGAAGGAAAACTGGTCAAAAATGAGCGTTTTTCCATCATAACTATACGTTAAATTTTGCAATGAAAAAAGCGGTTCGTCCACAACATTCCCTCCTATGCGTGCGACACAGTCGCCTCAATGAGCGCAGATATTACCAATAGTATGGAAGCTGCCGTGAATAACAAAACAACATCACGTATATGAAGCGGTTCTGTCTCCTCAGCTCGTGCTCTTTTTTTCACAATATGGAGCAACCGCCATGTTTCATATCCTAACGTACAAAATAGCAAATGGCTCATGATTTCTGTAATTCCATGGGGAAGGATGCCCGTTATAATAGGGTGCAATCCATACCCTTTCATGACCCCTTTCACAATGGCTCCTAACATTGCTGCATTATAGGCGAGATAAACTGTATTTACGACCCCTAATGTCAACCATCCGCCAAACATAAGAATCGCCCCGACCATAAAGTTGTGGGCTAAAGTCGGCCAAAACGCCATGGAAGTTGGATGGATCGTTAATTTTTCAGAAACAATGACGGCACCGAAAGCAAAACATATCCCATATACAGCCAGCGATACACAAAAATATGGCAGATGGCTGCGAATGGTTCTCCCGATCATCCTTTCCCATCCTTTCTCCTATCGATGGAATAACGAGTGCTTCCCCACAAAACGATATATAAAGCTATAACAAACAAAGTGCTATACCATCCCCATTGTTCGCCTCTTAGCAAGACGAAAAAGGCTGAGATCAGAGAAGAAAAGATAGTCACATAAGTGAATAACCGATGAAATAGATGATTGCCAGCCGCTACGACCATATAGCCAGCATAATCGCGCGGAGAAGCCAACTCTACTTTCTCTCCGCTCGATAAAAGAAAACAAAACACCTCATAATCAGTGCGCAAAATCCGTTTGATAACTAACGGATACAACGGCATTATGATGATGCTAAGCAAAACAACAATCAGCGCATTCCCCCTAAACCATCCTACCCATTCAATAGCAAGCAAGCCAAGCGCCGCCGCGCACGGATATACTCCTATCCGTCGCAACAATGTCCACTTCGCTTGAATTAACTGCACAAGAGGAGGGGGATCAAGAAGCCTAAATACGAGCAATCGCTCAATATCGCTTTCAAACAAAAAGACTTGCGAAAATGTACTGGCAACGGCGCGCAATGTTCCTGTCATCACGATATACATTTCAAACAAACAAAGAAAACATATAACGAAAAGATTATGGATGAAAGGGAACAAAGCGATATTCGCTCCTGTGACAAGAAACCATTCTCCCGGCAGAAACAATAACAAAGGCGGTTTGTCCAATTGACTGGCTTTACGCATTAACAAACAAGTATCTTTATACAGAAGCGCATTCTCACTAGCGGGTTGCCATGATGATTGGATCACACGCTGATACCATTTATACAGCACGTATGTCTTGGCTTCCACACAAGCACGGACGGATCGCAAGCTTCCCAACGCGAACGCTGCGATTGCAAGACCGCTAGCCGCCAAGACACCTCCGTTCAATCCTACCATCCCATGCCAAGTAAACACTCGCTCATGAATCCATTGTTGCCACTTGGCGAACTGACCATCCATATAGGCGAGATACGAAATCGACAACCCATATGTCTTAACAGCATGGCGCGACAATTGTAACAACGATACAATCGGGATCATGACCATATAACCGACCGCTAAGGAGAAAAAGCAAGAAAGAACGCCTGAAAATACGCGTCGCCCCCCAAACTTTGTCCCCCTCATTACATGAGACATCACATAAAGGAAAAACAAAGTTGCTTGTCCAAACCATACAAGTTCGGCTCCAACCCATCCGAGCTTCACAATCAAGGCAACAGACGGCGGAAAAACGGTTGGCAACATGCGCAACATATAACTAACATAGTGGATGACGACCAAACGCCGCCAGACCACGTCGTCCTGTTCGCTTGACAACCGCAAGTAATCATAATGATAATCACGTTGCAATTTTTCCCCCGAGTCGAGCAAGACGGCGATGAAAGGGCTAGTCGCTAGTAACAAGAGTAGCCCGATGGTAAAAGAAGAGCCGAATACGGAAGACCGGCTACATACAATGATGACGAGACAACAAGAGAGAAGCCACTTTCCCCCTTCAGCAACGAACAACGCCCCTTTTGGGCTTAGCAGCAATTTTTTTTGCAGCGGAGCGATGCTGCTCCTTCTCATCTGTTGATAAAATAGCCACACTAGTTTCAACTTGCTTCACCCTTCTAGTTCAACATGGACGGGAAAAAAGCAGGATGGCCATTCCCATCCTGCTTCACCACTCACCAAGCAATTGCTGCGGCCTTGCCCCGTTCCGTAACAATTTTTTTCACTGTCGCCACAAATGTCGACCATCCGATTTCTAAAATCGCATCCACTCCACCGGATAAAATAGCAGTAATTCCTAGAATGATAGAAACTAACGTCGACCCTGTCAACACAATCGATACAACGGTCGTGGCAACAGCTTGTGACACACCCAGCGTCCCCGCTACAAGAGCCAACAAACTCATGTTGAAATCACCCCCTTTCAAAAACTACCGTAACTTCCGCAACAAGCGCGAATACACAATCCCGTAGGCGAGTACGAGAACAATGTCTGCGATTTTCATCCATAAAGGAGATTGAAATTCTTTTAAAACGAAGGCAATGGCGATCAAAAGAAGAAAGGGCATCGTAATGACAATAAATAACGGCCAGGACCATTTCATTATGTATCACTCCAGTTTACTAATACTATTAATTGTAAAAATAATCGATGTATAAAACTATTATAATAACCCGTGGTGCTAGATAAAATCGAGTAAGCAAAAAAATAGCCCTTGCCTGCGGATCTCCTGTAGAATGAAAGTGGCATCCAACATTCGAAAGGAGAATCCCCATGCAAGAGCACTTTCATTTTACTACAGACCAAGCGAAAATTCAAAAACAATATGCAGCCATTTTCTTCTTTGTTTCTGCCCAACTGCCATCGATTTCAAATGTATTTGCAGCGCCGCAATCGTCATTTGGTGAAACAGGAAGACGCGGTGATGATTGCCATTCATCTTCTAGGAAAGTTACTTGGCTTCTCCTCCGAACGGGCATGGCATCGCTTTGTCGTGGGAAACTTGTTCACCGATGGACAGTTTATCGAACGGTCTCGATACAATCGCCGTTGTCGAGCGTTGCGCTTCGCGATCAAATGGATTCGCCATGAACTAGCAAAACGCGGGCAACACCATGCCTATGCGGTCGTAGACAGTATGCCGATCGAGTTGTGCCATGCCGCAAGAATGTACCGTGTCAAACGATTTCAAGGAATCGCAGACATCGGGTTTTGTGCGTCGAAAAAGCAGTGGTACTATGGATTTAAGTTTCATCTTCAAGTGACCGATCAAGGACTGCCGATGGGATACGTGGTGACGGAAGCGTCCTGTCACGATCGAATCGCCGCTGAAACAGTCATGACACAAATTCCCCACCCCTACAATTTAGGTGACAAGGGATTTATTAGCAACGATTTGCAAAGAAAGCTATATGAGGAATATCAAATCGCCTTCTGGACTCCATCTCGCAAAAATCAGAAGCATCGCCCATCGGCATCATGGGAGAGATGGCTCAAACAAAAACGCAAAGTGGTGGAAACGGTGTTCTCTGTCCTCGTCGACCAGTATCGGATCACAGAAATTCGTGCCAATTCGATTGCGGGGTTTGAGGTAGCACTAGATGGCATTTTGTTGGTGTATTCACTTGTAACACTTGGGCTAGTTGAGCGTTAGGGTTCAACTAGCACCACGAGTTATATTAGATAAAGAGATGTTTCCGGTACACATATTTAATGATGTTCAATGGTATCAAACGTTTGATCCGAATAAAGGGTTTAATATTATCATTGATGATGAAAAAACCAATTCAGAGAACTAAAGGAAATTTTGAATGTCCCTATTATGTGCATGGCACCCGTTTTATAGGTGCCATGCTTCGTTATTGTTTACCTTTTCCTGCTTCTTCAATGAGCGACAGTAGCGTATGCAAGGCATCGGTGGCTTGGGAGTTGTTCATGTTCTCGATGTAGCGCTCTTTGTCACGGTATAGCTGGTAAATCGCTTCGCGCAGTGAGTCGTTTGTTAAGTCTTCCTCCATCAGCACTTTTGCATATCCCGCTTTTTCGAACGAACGGGCGTTTAAAATTTGGTCGCCTCGGCTTGCCCCTTTTGAAAGCGGAATGAGCAACATCGGCTTTTTTAATGTCAAAAATTCAAAAATCGAGTTCGAGCCGGCGCGCGATAGGACGATGTCTGCCATCGCTAGCAAATGCGGAAGCTCGTCGTGAACGTATTCAAATTGTTTATATCCTTTTTGATTTAATTGCGCATCGACGTTTCCTTTTCCG contains:
- a CDS encoding stage II sporulation protein M, producing MIGRTIRSHLPYFCVSLAVYGICFAFGAVIVSEKLTIHPTSMAFWPTLAHNFMVGAILMFGGWLTLGVVNTVYLAYNAAMLGAIVKGVMKGYGLHPIITGILPHGITEIMSHLLFCTLGYETWRLLHIVKKRARAEETEPLHIRDVVLLFTAASILLVISALIEATVSHA
- a CDS encoding sporulation protein, whose product is MFKKFLSKLGIGSAKINLVLHQPYARVGEKIEGEFFIEGGITEQHIRKLDVELQLIVHANGQHYRQTVAVIPVASSFMLHPGERKVLPFVYTLPLHLPVTRYGVEYVFVTRLDIADGVDAVDEDSIRILPPVPLEKLFYALDKLGFREKPISGKITAHGQEFAFFPTESFRGVIQEIECFAFFEEHGIRLQLEVDVLNGILGFSERELKRDVFFSYDEVNDVEGLAQKWHMLLQEMVHQPQMYAHSSYISHQPHVPHDPGYYHTYPSRHHGHGMMGAIGGFAAGMLAGMVAEELIEDVVEDAFDAGDRVEDMVGDWFDGDDDIDIL
- a CDS encoding ABC transporter ATP-binding protein, with the translated sequence MDEPLFSLQNLTYSYDGKTLIFDQFSFDVLKGETIFLTGPNGVGKTTLLQIIAGLLSNGHLTYRAYYKGNPVQLVAIRRYISYVTAEPPLFSKLTGYENIECFRLLWRLDRTYYQKVEAICHTLGMADWLALPVDQYSLGTLQKLHIAIALGRPVELYLMDEPFNSLDVTSRDILAEWIQTDNRASYIIASHVHQDKFPSARVLTLARPVRKEGIW
- a CDS encoding uberolysin/carnocyclin family circular bacteriocin, producing MSLLALVAGTLGVSQAVATTVVSIVLTGSTLVSIILGITAILSGGVDAILEIGWSTFVATVKKIVTERGKAAAIAW